Proteins co-encoded in one Funiculus sociatus GB2-C1 genomic window:
- a CDS encoding ArnT family glycosyltransferase, with protein sequence MNQVKNLSGIGEMRKLIKDFPLIYLIFATLWLRVINLGYSDYQGDEIKALYRPEAGQGISEFLFSQRKGPIQFLVTYIIKIFNPNYDNEFFVRLPFAVAGILAVYFFYKLVELHFGQKIALYSAFFMATNGLFVAFARIVQYQSLVILFSILALYFLSLYIENEKWKVSGLYLGITFWGFSILAHFDGIFIAPFVCYVLYSWYTDKSILSKEVKFKHLSFSLLILVGIIASFYVPFFLSVSESTKEYWANRISTRPEDSTSTFKIYNPIFVIYLYAILGALSLSKIKKTFSVIVWFLFPFVAMEVLVSQPGTHIYTYILPFCILIAYGLERLEFLVNRKSKVNFKFLSIKVVMCLLLFLLAHVMFVDHSKEYAWEDKNFLMIELPKKHKQSAFAFPYYRHWEEIGTYMKTVNERGYYLTNEKKSIVRYYVPTEFKNVELEAEVNNLSGYTYLIHIKNPQTRNEKILGKKPSYWEQYEPVKTFSNNGRIVAKIYRLSRNELEKMRQ encoded by the coding sequence ATGAATCAAGTTAAAAATTTAAGTGGTATAGGTGAGATGAGAAAGCTTATAAAGGATTTTCCTTTAATTTATCTAATCTTTGCTACCCTCTGGTTAAGAGTAATCAATTTAGGATATTCAGATTATCAAGGCGACGAGATTAAGGCATTGTACCGACCCGAAGCAGGGCAAGGAATATCTGAATTTTTGTTTAGCCAAAGGAAGGGCCCAATACAATTTTTGGTTACGTATATTATTAAAATATTTAACCCTAATTATGATAATGAGTTTTTTGTTAGGCTACCTTTTGCTGTAGCAGGAATACTCGCTGTATATTTTTTTTATAAGCTCGTTGAACTCCATTTTGGACAAAAAATCGCTTTGTACTCGGCGTTCTTTATGGCAACTAACGGTTTGTTTGTTGCTTTTGCCAGGATAGTTCAATACCAATCTTTGGTAATTTTATTTTCAATTTTAGCTTTATATTTTTTATCTCTGTATATCGAAAATGAGAAGTGGAAAGTTTCCGGTTTATATTTAGGAATAACTTTTTGGGGATTTTCTATCCTTGCACATTTCGATGGAATTTTTATAGCGCCCTTTGTTTGTTACGTTCTCTATAGCTGGTATACAGATAAAAGTATATTGTCAAAAGAAGTTAAATTTAAACATTTGAGTTTTAGTTTACTTATATTGGTAGGAATAATAGCTAGTTTTTATGTACCTTTTTTCCTATCGGTATCCGAATCTACTAAAGAATATTGGGCGAATAGAATAAGCACCAGACCAGAAGATTCAACAAGTACATTCAAGATTTACAATCCAATCTTTGTCATATACCTATATGCCATATTAGGCGCTTTGTCTCTGTCTAAGATAAAAAAGACATTTTCAGTTATAGTTTGGTTTTTGTTCCCTTTTGTCGCTATGGAAGTATTAGTTAGCCAACCGGGAACACATATTTATACATATATATTACCTTTTTGTATTTTAATCGCCTATGGATTGGAGAGATTAGAGTTTTTAGTTAACAGAAAATCTAAAGTTAATTTTAAATTTTTGTCGATAAAAGTGGTAATGTGTTTGTTACTTTTTTTACTTGCTCATGTAATGTTTGTAGATCACAGTAAAGAGTATGCTTGGGAAGATAAAAACTTCTTGATGATAGAACTTCCGAAAAAGCATAAACAAAGTGCATTTGCCTTTCCCTATTATAGGCATTGGGAAGAAATTGGGACATATATGAAAACAGTAAATGAGCGGGGATATTACTTAACGAATGAGAAGAAAAGTATTGTTAGATATTATGTACCTACAGAATTTAAAAATGTAGAATTAGAAGCTGAAGTTAATAACTTGTCGGGATATACTTATCTAATACACATCAAAAATCCCCAAACTAGGAATGAAAAAATACTAGGAAAAAAGCCGAGTTATTGGGAGCAATATGAACCAGTAAAAACTTTCTCAAATAATGGAAGGATAGTAGCAAAAATTTATCGTTTATCAAGAAATGAGCTGGAAAAGATGAGACAGTAG
- a CDS encoding glycosyltransferase family 39 protein: protein MFLYIGFVLAIRPVRETFEFDYDEGLNLIKALLYSKGFSLYTQIWSDQPPLLTVTLSHWFSLFGYSVFAARLLILLFSALLVWSFYQIIRYSLGMIPALVATLLLLTSWLFVRLSIAVMIGIPTLSLAMFSIYFLALYKRHPRKIFIILSGSLFALSLQTKLFTVFLIPLMLLYLCDFKIIDCNANNNPEGKVSSNPLPTKRGVFNFSLSPISEEGRVVKPVLSKYNFWYSPLLWLGTLLGVYVTIGILCNSLNYEQLFQAHLGEKTKAGFKIFNNIDYLRFLMIQDLDSLFLALIGVWGIFINKQREGFLPLAWLGTAILLLLNHKPVWDHHYTLLAIPITWLAAYGVALIIDFFPAGWNSNLKSLKIKKLILPGIATAILILSMIAIPAKPKGKPPKNFEVMNLVLKYKDSTQWLFTDRPIYAFYAGLPVPPEIAVISEKRFNSGNLTNDDLLTILQKYRPEQIVFARWTERFKSDGKISAYIKENYSKTYEDEKGTVEHYVLKEFSR from the coding sequence ATGTTTCTTTATATTGGCTTTGTTCTCGCCATCAGACCAGTGAGAGAAACCTTTGAATTTGACTATGATGAGGGACTAAACTTAATTAAAGCGCTTTTATACTCGAAAGGCTTTTCTCTTTATACGCAAATTTGGAGCGATCAACCGCCTCTTTTAACGGTTACTTTATCACATTGGTTCAGTTTATTTGGATATTCAGTTTTTGCGGCACGCTTGCTAATTTTGCTTTTTTCGGCATTATTAGTTTGGTCATTTTATCAAATTATCCGCTACTCTCTGGGGATGATACCAGCTCTCGTAGCGACGCTGTTATTATTGACTTCCTGGTTATTTGTTAGGCTCAGTATTGCTGTGATGATTGGCATTCCCACTTTGTCCCTGGCGATGTTTTCTATTTATTTCCTGGCCCTCTATAAACGCCACCCTCGTAAAATATTTATTATTTTATCAGGAAGCTTGTTTGCTTTATCTTTACAAACGAAACTTTTTACTGTCTTTCTTATCCCTCTGATGCTGCTCTATTTGTGCGATTTTAAAATTATAGATTGTAATGCAAATAATAATCCAGAGGGTAAGGTTTCTTCCAACCCCCTACCGACCAAGAGAGGGGTGTTCAATTTCTCTCTATCTCCTATAAGCGAAGAAGGTCGGGTAGTTAAGCCTGTCTTGTCCAAATATAACTTCTGGTATTCGCCTTTGCTTTGGCTAGGTACTCTTTTAGGAGTTTACGTTACTATTGGCATCTTGTGTAACTCATTAAATTATGAGCAGCTATTTCAAGCTCATTTAGGAGAAAAAACAAAAGCTGGATTTAAAATTTTTAATAATATTGATTATTTGCGCTTCTTAATGATTCAAGACTTGGATTCTCTATTTCTAGCTTTGATAGGTGTTTGGGGAATTTTTATAAATAAACAAAGAGAAGGATTTTTGCCTTTAGCGTGGCTGGGGACAGCTATTTTACTTCTTTTAAACCATAAACCAGTTTGGGATCATCACTACACTTTGTTGGCAATTCCGATTACCTGGCTGGCTGCCTATGGAGTTGCTTTAATTATTGATTTTTTCCCCGCCGGCTGGAACTCTAATCTCAAGTCACTGAAAATAAAAAAGCTGATTTTACCAGGAATTGCAACAGCAATTCTAATTTTGTCAATGATTGCAATTCCTGCTAAGCCTAAAGGCAAACCACCCAAAAATTTTGAAGTTATGAATTTGGTGTTAAAATATAAAGATTCTACTCAATGGCTATTCACAGATCGTCCAATATACGCATTTTATGCAGGGTTACCTGTGCCGCCCGAAATTGCGGTAATATCAGAAAAACGATTTAATTCAGGAAATTTGACCAACGACGATTTACTGACGATATTACAAAAATATCGTCCAGAGCAGATTGTGTTTGCCAGGTGGACAGAGAGATTCAAAAGTGACGGAAAAATCAGCGCTTATATTAAAGAAAATTACTCAAAAACATATGAAGATGAGAAAGGCACTGTGGAACACTATGTATTAAAAGAATTTTCCAGGTAA
- a CDS encoding NAD-dependent epimerase, which translates to MSKILVTGAAGFIGFFLCKQLLDQGEEVIGLDNLNDYYDVTLKQARLAQFTDKNNFLFYQLDLANRQGMAQLFADIKPDRVLHMAAQAGVRYSLTNPHAYVDCNLVGFMNILEGCRYSGVKHLVYASSSSVYGSNKKMPFSVHDNVDHPVSLYAATKKANELMAHTYSHLYSLPTTGLRFFTVYGPWGRPDMALFLFTKAILEGRAIDVFNYGKMRRDFTYIDDITEGVLRVSDNIPSPNPDWSGYDSDPGISAAPYKIYNIGNNKPVVLGYFIEVLEDCLGTKAVKNLLPMEPGDVPETYANIDDLQKDVGFKPSTSIEVGIPRFVEWYRSFYGA; encoded by the coding sequence ATGAGCAAAATTCTTGTTACTGGTGCCGCTGGTTTTATTGGCTTTTTTTTGTGCAAACAGTTGCTAGATCAAGGAGAAGAAGTCATTGGTCTCGACAATCTCAATGATTATTATGATGTCACTTTAAAGCAGGCTCGCTTGGCTCAATTTACGGACAAAAATAATTTTCTGTTTTACCAACTGGATTTAGCTAATCGTCAGGGTATGGCGCAATTATTTGCCGATATTAAACCAGATCGAGTGTTGCACATGGCAGCTCAGGCGGGTGTACGTTACTCGCTCACAAATCCCCATGCCTATGTTGATTGTAATCTGGTGGGGTTTATGAATATCTTAGAAGGTTGTCGGTATTCGGGAGTCAAACATTTAGTATATGCCTCTTCTAGCTCTGTGTATGGCTCTAATAAGAAAATGCCTTTTTCGGTGCATGACAATGTAGACCATCCAGTGAGTTTATATGCAGCAACTAAAAAGGCAAATGAATTGATGGCTCACACCTACAGTCATTTGTATAGTTTACCTACCACTGGACTGCGCTTCTTTACGGTCTATGGGCCTTGGGGTCGTCCAGATATGGCGCTGTTTTTGTTTACTAAAGCCATTTTAGAAGGTCGCGCGATTGATGTTTTCAATTATGGGAAAATGCGGCGCGATTTCACCTATATTGATGATATTACGGAAGGAGTTTTGCGGGTATCTGATAATATTCCCTCACCAAATCCTGACTGGTCGGGATACGATTCAGATCCGGGAATAAGTGCCGCCCCCTACAAAATTTACAATATTGGCAACAATAAGCCTGTTGTATTAGGATATTTCATTGAGGTTTTGGAAGATTGTCTTGGTACTAAAGCTGTAAAAAATTTGTTGCCAATGGAACCGGGTGATGTTCCAGAAACTTATGCCAATATTGATGATTTGCAAAAAGATGTTGGCTTTAAACCCTCAACTTCTATTGAGGTGGGAATTCCCCGTTTTGTTGAGTGGTATCGTTCTTTTTACGGTGCTTAG
- a CDS encoding GumC family protein, with product MEAGQYSQPSSSNGNGKQRKDTDLSRLSLNEETQFPQGDREELNVRQLLMVVRRRALVILGVAIAVTSGVGAWTYSQTPKYEGSFQLLVEPVTAENKLSKLTQVPGVAQDLQESSLDYETQIKVLLSSERMAGIVEFLKKRYPDVSYESLVVENRLNIIQLEKTKILEVRYRDTDPDKIKYVLFELAKVYLRYSLQERQSNLNQGIKFVEGQLPALRERVDKLQGQLQTFRQRYNILDPEEQAKQLAQQVTEIEEQKLDTRVKQNEASSLYAALQKQLGIPPQQAIATAALSEAPRYQDLLKKLQEVETKLATESARFLPESPNIQALQNQRQNLLPLLQKEAAAVLGTTAVTNEPSLASPNSIRLELTQQYVDAANQMQVLQVRYQAIARAENILNQQVRLLPVIARQYTDLQRELNVATESLNRFLGVKETLQIEAAQKSLPWQLISKPQKPEQPIFPKPKRNIILGAIAGLMLGLAAAILAERLDNVFHSPEELKDSTRLPLLGLIPHQKELKLFKPIVELVNLTQGESSHTKAQNQARETTARERANNRKASWYNASPFLEAFRSLHTNVRFLGSDTPIHSLVVSSASPADGKSTVSVHLAQAAAAMGQRVLLVDADLRRPQVHHVLGLENNQGLSNVIATGLTPREAIQRLPSWDNLYVLTAGQIPPDPTRLLSSKRMQYLMEQLNAVFDLVIYDTPPILGLADGRLLAVHTNGVIMVARLGKTDRSVLLQAIDALKISSAPVLGMVANGVRRGTSGSYYYYTRYYTSENSDVENAKKLLQKRFNVRSN from the coding sequence ATGGAAGCGGGTCAATATTCTCAACCGTCATCGTCTAACGGGAATGGCAAGCAACGTAAAGACACCGATTTATCGCGTTTGTCGCTAAACGAGGAAACTCAGTTTCCGCAAGGCGATCGCGAGGAATTGAATGTGCGTCAACTGTTGATGGTGGTGCGTCGCCGCGCCTTGGTGATTTTGGGGGTGGCGATCGCAGTGACATCCGGTGTCGGGGCGTGGACATACAGCCAGACACCCAAGTATGAAGGCAGCTTCCAGCTACTGGTAGAACCAGTTACAGCTGAAAATAAGCTAAGTAAATTAACTCAAGTGCCTGGTGTCGCTCAAGATCTACAAGAGTCTAGTTTAGATTACGAAACCCAAATTAAAGTTTTACTTAGTTCGGAACGAATGGCGGGGATTGTCGAATTTCTAAAAAAACGCTATCCCGACGTCAGCTATGAGTCGCTGGTTGTGGAAAACCGACTCAATATTATCCAGCTGGAAAAAACGAAAATTTTAGAAGTCCGTTACCGCGATACCGATCCGGACAAAATTAAGTATGTCTTATTTGAACTAGCGAAAGTTTATCTCAGGTACTCGCTGCAAGAGAGACAAAGCAACCTCAACCAGGGAATTAAGTTTGTAGAAGGTCAATTGCCTGCTTTGCGGGAAAGAGTGGACAAACTCCAGGGACAACTGCAAACATTTCGCCAACGTTACAATATCCTCGATCCGGAAGAACAAGCAAAACAACTGGCTCAGCAAGTAACTGAGATAGAGGAACAGAAATTAGATACTCGTGTAAAACAAAATGAAGCAAGTTCGCTGTATGCAGCGCTACAAAAACAGTTAGGCATACCACCACAACAAGCGATCGCAACTGCTGCACTCTCAGAAGCACCGCGCTACCAAGACTTACTCAAAAAGTTACAGGAAGTAGAAACCAAACTCGCCACCGAATCAGCGCGGTTTTTGCCAGAAAGCCCCAATATTCAGGCACTACAAAACCAACGGCAAAATTTGCTGCCTTTATTGCAAAAAGAGGCGGCGGCGGTGCTGGGAACTACCGCTGTTACTAATGAACCTTCCCTTGCTTCTCCAAATTCAATTCGCCTAGAACTAACTCAGCAATATGTTGATGCGGCTAACCAAATGCAGGTTTTGCAGGTGCGCTATCAAGCGATCGCACGAGCCGAAAATATCTTAAATCAACAAGTAAGATTATTGCCTGTAATTGCCCGTCAATACACGGATTTACAGCGAGAACTCAACGTAGCCACCGAGAGTTTAAACCGATTTCTCGGTGTCAAAGAAACCCTCCAGATTGAAGCAGCGCAAAAATCTCTACCTTGGCAGCTGATCTCCAAACCCCAGAAGCCAGAACAACCAATCTTTCCCAAGCCGAAGCGGAATATAATTCTGGGAGCGATCGCTGGTTTAATGTTAGGGCTAGCAGCCGCCATCCTCGCAGAACGACTAGACAACGTATTCCACTCCCCTGAAGAACTCAAAGACAGCACCCGCTTGCCACTTCTCGGACTTATTCCACATCAAAAAGAACTTAAGCTATTCAAGCCAATAGTCGAGTTAGTCAACTTAACGCAAGGTGAAAGTAGTCACACCAAAGCGCAGAACCAAGCCAGGGAAACCACCGCAAGAGAGCGAGCCAACAACCGCAAAGCTAGCTGGTACAACGCTTCACCCTTCTTAGAAGCCTTCCGCTCCCTGCATACGAATGTTCGCTTTCTCGGTTCTGATACCCCCATTCACTCCCTAGTAGTTAGCTCAGCCTCCCCCGCAGACGGGAAATCTACCGTTTCCGTCCACCTAGCGCAAGCCGCCGCCGCAATGGGTCAGCGAGTCCTGCTAGTGGATGCAGATTTGCGCCGTCCCCAAGTTCATCACGTTCTGGGTTTAGAAAATAACCAGGGACTCAGCAATGTCATAGCGACTGGTTTAACCCCCAGAGAAGCCATTCAGCGATTACCTTCTTGGGATAACCTGTACGTACTCACAGCAGGACAAATCCCGCCAGATCCCACCAGGCTGCTTTCCTCTAAGCGAATGCAGTATTTAATGGAGCAGTTAAACGCCGTTTTTGACCTGGTTATCTATGACACGCCGCCTATTCTGGGTTTAGCAGATGGCAGACTTTTGGCTGTACATACCAATGGCGTGATCATGGTTGCCAGACTGGGTAAAACAGACCGTTCCGTGCTACTGCAAGCCATAGATGCGTTGAAAATTTCCAGCGCCCCTGTGTTGGGTATGGTAGCTAATGGTGTCAGGAGAGGAACCAGCGGTTCTTACTATTACTACACCCGCTACTACACTTCTGAAAATTCGGACGTAGAAAATGCCAAAAAACTCTTGCAGAAACGATTTAACGTCCGCAGTAATTAA